In Asterias rubens chromosome 10, eAstRub1.3, whole genome shotgun sequence, the following proteins share a genomic window:
- the LOC117295512 gene encoding formin-like protein 20, which yields MQSSSKVSRRRGSAPADGKMASLNVESLKRKFQALNNTQDSIQTLSLWIIHHKNHYRNIIEMWMERVREVKPPMCLTLFYLANDIIQNSKRKGATVFLDCFAEVLEEAATFCREEAIRKNVLRIFKIWGERSVYSEEFCDKLQGATVAKKPTKPPKPRPDPKLLAEFNHEEVPEVIEQLARFEGEVELKFRQLGMFSVDVASTETIMQLKDRAGGKRFSQQFEDSAVKLEGYVASLTKEVELRRKLFDLLQKSEIFYEAQYGEAKIVANAYTNFGMRVASLKKRLEEHKLLLPDSYSPMPSPTMDAPSPGATPPRDPNLDTVEVEDMELSDEGEDRHRGTIVAAPSLSRSSRASRSAAMRSRNAASSSASSAPVISHISTITGAGSRNTFSQPTASYSPFSNQSPPGASYSPSADYDPIPTPPQNSTKNSTTDDGQEEYGSIKDRLLQVMHDAPKLPVQLFDSPKPISKSSSELPPVTIPSYAPNSDAFQQQVSPIITVPPAVPAPIPPQNTASEEYNPFEDPYTLQDEMLPQSSQPATINYYTPTQTKVMAPVPVVQQPPVPLDEDDLYDPEMVDYLLEMPLEQKKKPPQSSCIIPLAGGFQSSTISSDHSSASGNQNQISNAPTSKGSTEASLAKSKSNLQPSNSNKPGGTPLRDECSTPPTQEDSPMLKEAKSNPIEFLTKIITSSRQTTGSKAPSSSFLSSLSMLTQTVQSTAKTEQAPQTHSVNQQHSDIKQNHNNPSVPFAVGSLISSFQAEGAPPPPIRKTTPSTATVYQKSKKVPLCQLINTPSSNSAAAPVEPDESPPAISPTPSDDSASSHSLMARLMQHKTYTKPTFPAAPTPTSIYMNQVDAPQPPATSLASIILEPPPPPPLPPEKAEDVDGGIPPPPPEEQYHDVPPPPLAEEPPRRPSPPGGPPPPSGPPTPPVDLPPPPSGPPPLPPPPSGPPPRGPPPSPSGPHFPESGPSQPSRGLPPFQSGHPQPLPPPHPQMPVGHPHQFSIRPLIFSVNNTPATSAGPPILNSIPSPVPALSPTIRNTTLRMPVRIPPPPPGPPPPNAKRAGALGLRMPTPSDLPSPEVENCPSVSPLEPMPDNPVFALTAQQTSIPMSPVETVMRETEDLTPSNETEQHEQSLSYEDGDHQHVPQPTSPISVLGASSERSIPVLGQAPTAKDMWERPFSQRSPRSPAVSGRYNDFSSPHVEKFDYAHNRPIETLDRNRTPYQDRFPPNRSPTDVPAFRSSEPRYGGGGHERYPPPPRMESNRHETYQTDGDRGFGHRGRGYSHSSFERDYEVKPPGRPHLDPDYRSTQQLIEKELLSELGGTPQPRGAPISTLGGRLDRERHSGAYSPPRREEPQFWRGGSHKRPGPPQRGRPPPYYRY from the exons ATGCAGTCAAGTAGTAAAGTGAGCCGGCGCAGGGGAAGTGCCCCCGCGGACGGCAAGATGGCGAGCTTGAACGTGGAGAGTTTGAAACGAAAGTTCCAGGCTCTGAACAACACGCAGGACAGTATTCAAACTTTGTCTCTGTGGATTATCCATCACAAGAATCACTACAGGAATATCATCGAGATGTGGATGGAGCGTGTGAGAgaag TTAAACCGCCCATGTGTCTGACGCTGTTCTACTTAGCTAACGACATCATACAAAACAGTAAGAGAAAAGGGGCGACCGTATTCTTAGACTGCTTTGCTGAGGTGTTGGAAGAAGCTGCGACATTCTGCAG GGAGGAAGCCATCCGGAAGAATGTGCTGAGAATCTTCAAGATCTGGGGAGAAAGGAGCGTCTACTCGGAGGAGTTTTGTGACAAGTTACAGGGTGCAACAG TTGCCAAGAAGCCAACAAAGCCGCCAAAGCCACGACCCGATCCCAAGCTTCTGGCAGAGTTCAAT CATGAGGAAGTACCAGAAGTCATTGAGCAACTTGCCAGATTCGAGGGAGAGGTTGAACTGAAGTTTAGACAGCTTGGGATGTTTAGCGTGGATGTCGCCAGCACAGAGACCATTATGCAACTTAAAG ATCGTGCAGGAGGGAAGCGTTTCTCCCAGCAGTTTGAAGACTCTGCCGTCAAGCTTGAGGGTTACGTCGCCTCCCTCACCAAGGAAGTAGAGCTTCGGCGGAAACTCTTTGACCTCTTACAGAAGAGCGAGATCTTCTACGAGGCCCAGTATGGAGAGGCCAAGATTGTTGCAAAC GCTTACACAAACTTTGGAATGCGAGTGGCAAGCCTTAAGAAGCGTCTCGAGGAACATAAGCTGTTGCTGCCAGATTCGTATAGTCCCATGCCATCACCAACAATGGACGCTCCATCACCAG GAGCCACTCCACCGAGAGATCCCAATTTAGATACCGTTGAAGTCGAAGACATGGAGCTGTCTGATGAAGGTGAAGACAGGCATCGTGGCACCATCGTAG CCGCACCATCACTTTCCAGAAGTTCCAGAGCATCTCGTTCAGCAGCCATGAGAAGTAGGAATGCTGCATCGTCGTCTGCCTCGTCTGCACCAGTCATCAGTCACATCAGTACCATTACAG GTGCGGGATCTCGTAACACATTCAGTCAACCTACAGCGAGTTACTCCCCCTTCTCCAATCAATCGCCTCCCGGCGCGAGCTACTCCCCCTCGGCAGACTACGACCCGATACCAACTCCCCCTCAGAACTCCACCAAGAATTCTACAACAGATGACGGACAGGAGGAGTACGGCAGCATCAAGGATCGCCTGCTTCAGGTCATGCACGACGCTCCAAAGCTTCCCGTACAACTATTTGATTCGCCAAAGCCCATATCCAAGAGCTCGTCTGAGCTACCCCCTGTGACCATCCCATCTTATGCGCCAAATTCGGACGCCTTTCAGCAACAGGTGAGCCCGATAATAACGGTTCCCCCCGCTGTTCCGGCGCCAATACCTCCTCAAAATACCGCCTCAGAAGAGTATAACCCCTTCGAGGATCCGTACACTTTGCAAGATGAAATGCTACCGCAGTCGAGTCAACCAGCGACGATTAATTATTATACCCCGACTCAAACCAAGGTAATGGCACCGGTACCTGTGGTCCAGCAACCACCCGTACCTTTGGACGAGGATGATTTATACGATCCGGAAATGGTAGACTACCTCCTGGAGATGCCTCTGGAGCAGAAGAAGAAGCCGCCGCAGTCGTCGTGTATCATCCCCCTGGCTGGAGGCTTCCAATCCTCGACAATATCCAGCGACCACTCCAGCGCCTCGGGAAACCAGAATCAGATTTCAAATGCTCCTACAAGCAAGGGTAGCACAGAAGCATCTTTGGCCAAGAGTAAATCAAACCTCCAACCTAGCAACAGCAATAAACCGGGGGGAACCCCTCTCCGGGATGAGTGCAGCACGCCTCCGACCCAGGAAGACAGCCCCATGTTAAAGGAAGCAAAAAGCAACCCGATCGAGTTCTTAACAAAAATCATCACGAGCTCTAGGCAGACGACCGGCAGTAAAGCTCCTTCCTCCTCGTTCCTCAGTAGTCTGAGTATGTTAACGCAAACTGTACAGAGCACTGCTAAGACAGAGCAAGCTCCCCAAACACATAGCGTAAATCAACAGCATTCAGACATCAAGCAGAACCACAACAACCCCAGTGTACCATTCGCTGTCGGTTCTCTCATCAGCAGCTTTCAAGCAGAAGGTGCACCCCCTCCTCCCATCAGGAAAACCACACCCTCAACGGCAACAGTTTATCAGAAATCAAAGAAGGTACCACTGTGCCAGCTGATAAACACCCCTTCCTCCAACTCAGCTGCTGCACCAGTCGAACCGGATGAGAGCCCGCCTGCAATATCTCCGACACCTAGCGATGATTCAGCCAGTTCCCATTCCCTCATGGCACGGCTCATGCAGCATAAGACGTACACCAAACCAACATTCCCTGCAGCGCCTACCCCAACAAGTATCTACATGAATCAAGTGGACGCCCCGCAACCCCCAGCTACAAGTCTTGCGTCCATTATCTTGGAGCCACCCCCACCGCCCCCCTTGCCACCAGAGAAAGCTGAAGATGTCGATGGTGGCATACCCCCTCCTCCACCGGAGGAACAATATCATGACGTTCCGCCACCTCCACTAGCAGAAGAACCCCCAAGGAGGCCATCACCTCCAGGAGGCCCTCCGCCCCCAAGTGGTCCACCCACGCCTCCAGTTGACCTGCCTCCTCCTCCAAGTGGGCCCCCTCCACTACCACCCCCACCAAGTGGTCCCCCTCCTCGTGGTCCTCCCCCTTCCCCAAGTGGTCCACACTTTCCGGAAAGTGGTCCATCCCAGCCCTCGAGGGGCCTACCCCCCTTTCAAAGTGGCCACCCTCAACCTCTGCCTCCTCCCCATCCCCAAATGCCAGTTGGCCATCCTCATCAATTCTCGATCAGGCCACTTATTTTCTCTGTCAACAACACTCCAGCAACCTCTGCTGGTCCGCCGATTTTAAACAGCATCCCATCCCCTGTGCCTGCTCTGTCTCCTACCATAAGAAACACAACGCTGAGAATGCCTGTACGTATTCCACCGCCTCCCCCAGGTCCACCACCCCCAAATGCTAAGCGTGCGGGAGCTCTAGGACTGAGGATGCCTACACCAAGTGATTTACCTTCACCCGAGGTGGAAAACTGCCCATCTGTGTCGCCGCTAGAACCAATGCCAGATAACCCTGTGTTTGCGTTAACCGCACAGCAGACCTCTATACCAATGTCTCCCGTGGAGACTGTTATGCGTGAAACTGAAGACTTGACCCCTTCTAATGAGACTGAACAACATGAACAATCACTCTCTTATGAAGACGGGGACCACCAGCACGTCCCGCAACCCACTTCACCCATATCCGTGCTTGGGGCAAGTTCTGAGCGTAGCATCCCCGTTCTCGGCCAAGCACCAACAGCCAAAGACATGTGGGAAAGACCTTTCTCTCAGCGTTCGCCGCGATCCCCAGCTGTATCCGGCCGCTACAACGACTTTTCCTCGCCTCACGTCGAGAAATTTGATTATGCTCACAACAGGCCGATAGAAACACTGGATCGTAATCGTACCCCTTATCAAGATAGGTTTCCACCAAATCGTAGTCCGACCGACGTACCTGCGTTTCGGAGTTCCGAGCCCCGATACGGAGGCGGTGGTCATGAGAGGTACCCACCTCCTCCCAGGATGGAATCCAACCGGCATGAAACATATCAAACTGATGGGGATAGAGGATTCGGGCATCGAGGGCGTGGGTACAGTCACAGCAGCTTCGAACGGGACTATGAGGTGAAGCCTCCTGGACGTCCTCACCTCGACCCCGACTACAGGAGCACCCAGCAGCTGATAGAGAAGGAACTTCTTAGTGAATTAGGAGGAACTCCACAACCAAGAGGTGCTCCTATCTCAACGCTAGGAGGCAGGCTGGACAGAGAGAGACATTCAGGTGCTTACAGTCCTCCGAGAAGGGAGGAGCCCCAGTTCTGGCGAGGAGGATCTCACAAACGGCCTGGACCGCCACAGAGAGGGCGACCTCCACCTTACTACAGATACTGA